One Littorina saxatilis isolate snail1 linkage group LG10, US_GU_Lsax_2.0, whole genome shotgun sequence DNA window includes the following coding sequences:
- the LOC138978454 gene encoding 60S ribosome subunit biogenesis protein NIP7 homolog, producing the protein MRPLTEEETKTFFEKLSKYIGDSIALLLDRQDGAYCFRLHKERVYYISEELMKKAGNIAGENLLSFGTCFGKFTRKDRKFMLHVTALDYLAPYAKYKVWLKPSAEQQFLYGHNVVKSGLGRITEGTSDHQGVIVYSMNDMPLGFGLAAKSTEACRHADPMMVVLHHQADIGEYIRNENALV; encoded by the exons atgcGGCCTCttacagaagaagaaacaaaaacctTCTTTGAGAAATTGTCCAAATA TATCGGTGACAGCATCGCACTGCTGCTAGACAGACAAGATGGAGCATACTGCTTCCGTCTGCACAAGGAACGGGTATACTATATCAG CGAAGAATTGATGAAAAAGGCAGGCAACATAGCTGGAGAGAATCTGCTGTCATTTGGAACTTGTTTTGGCAAATTCACACGCAAAGATAGAAAGTTTATGCTGCATGTCACAGCTCTGGACTATCTGGCGCCTTATGCAAAA TACAAGGTGTGGCTGAAGCCGTCAGCAGAGCAACAGTTTCTGTACGGTCACAACGTGGTCAAGTCAGGCCTGGGACGTATCACAGAGGGAACATCAGATCACCAAGGAGTTATCGTCTACAGTATGAATGACATGCCCTTG GGCTTTGGGCTGGCAGCAAAGTCAACAGAAGCGTGTCGTCATGCAGATCCCATGATGGTGGTCTTGCATCATCAAGCTGACATCGGAGAGTACATTCGCAATGAAAATGCTCTTGTTTGA
- the LOC138979222 gene encoding uncharacterized protein: protein MKDLVVCIAFSLFLTFTGSEEVRYETEEEQKPCSYFYADRYAKPEGGLVNCSWYSNQACCKRTEVTSVFSNIEPLHSASRSCRNQLNYLMCFFCSPDQHLWFIKQKLRVCAEYCDSLYEDCLKAGVGKRTFGEEYDNGTMFCEAQNFEVIDGASCFEYDPDVFGTAALTTVDFLLFSVVLPFLISLCVL from the exons ATGAAAGATCTGGTTGTTTGCATCGCGTTTTCGCTTTTTCTGACTTTCACTGGATCTGAAGAAGTTCGATATGAGACTGAGGAGGAGCAGAAACCGTGCTCATATTTCT ATGCAGATCGTTACGCGAAACCGGAAGGAGGTTTAGTGAACTGCTCCTGGTATTCCAACCAAGCCTGCTGCAAACGGACGGAAGTGACGTCAGTGTTTTCCAACATCGAACCATTGCATTCGGCCAGCCGCTCCTGTCGCAACCAGCTGAACTACCTGATGTGTTTCTTCTGCAGTCCTGACCAGCACCTGTGGTTTATCAAACA AAAGTTACGGGTGTGCGCGGAATACTGTGACTCCCTGTATGAGGATTGCTTGAAGGCTGGTGTAGGTAAAAGAACATTTG GTGAGGAATACGACAATGGGACCATGTTCTGCGAAGCTCAGAATTTTGAAGTTATTGATGGGGCCAGCTGCTTTGAATACGACCCGGATGTGTTTGGAACGGCTGCCTTGACAACCGTCgattttctcttgttttctgttgtgcTCCCTTTCTTAATTAGTTTGTGTGTATtgtag
- the LOC138978455 gene encoding gamma-aminobutyric acid receptor-associated protein: MKWHYKEEHPFEKRRAEGEKIRKKYPDRVPVIVEKAPKARVGDLDKKKYLVPSDLTVGQFYFLIRKRIHLRPEDALFFFVNNVIPPTSATMGALYQEHHEEDFFLYIAYSDESVYGA, from the exons ATGAAGTGGCATTACAAAGAAGAGCATCCCTTTGAGAAAAGACGCGCAGAGGGGGAGAAAATCCGCAAGAAGTACCCCGATCGCGTCCCA GTCATTGTGGAGAAAGCGCCAAAGGCACGTGTGGGTGATTTGGACAAGAAGAAGTACTTGGTGCCATCAGATCTGACAGTTGGCCAGTTCTACTTTCTGATCAGGAAACGCATTCACCTTCGTCCCGAGGATGctcttttcttcttcgtcaATAACGTCATCCCCCCAACATCTGCAACCATGGGCGCCCTTTATCAG GAACACCACGAAGAGGACTTTTTCTTGTACATTGCCTACAGCGACGAGAGTGTGTATGGAGCCTAA